CAGAATTGTTTCAACACGTTTTACAAGTGATGAAGATTTAATGCTTTTCCAAAGATGAGAAAGCAGAATTAAATCTAAAGGCTTGAGTTCTTATGCTGAAATTCAAAATATTATAAGAACTCATATGGTAGAAGAGGAAAAAAGGGATTATTAAAAGAATTCAAGCAAGACTTATTTTATGTTTTAAGAAAAGCAATGTGAGCTTCTTTAACTCCTTTTTTGAATTCTATTAAAGATGAAATGAGATCTCAAAATAATGAATTAACATTTATAGATCTAAAACTTAATTTGCTGATTAATTCACTTATAAAAGACAAAGATAAAATTAATTCTCCTGATGCAAAAGACTTGTCAGAGTCAGAATATATAAAAATGTTAAGAGAAAAGGTTGCTAATAGTGATAAAAGCTATCAGAAAAGAATAATGAATAAAATGAAGCAAGATGAAAGAAGTTTAAAAAACTTTATAAGACAAATTGGGGAAAATAATTTTGATGATGTTATGCAAGAAGAAGCATTGAAAGAAGAAGTTGAAAAAATAAATTATGACTTTAAATTAAATGAAAGTGATTCGATTTCTGATGAAGAAATTGATTCATTGCTTGATGAATAGTGCGCGTGCTATAAATAAAAGCACTCGTGCTTGCACATATGAGCTGTGCTTGCATATGCGCAATAATTAATGTGCACATGCGTAAGGAATAAAATGAAAAAGAAAATTATTCAATTTTTAACTTTTTCTACAATAATTAGTACTCCTGTTTTAGCTATGTCTTCCAGCAGTGGAAGCAGTAATCAAATTGATAATAAAAATTTTGTTGATGTAAGAGCTCAATTAGAAAATTTAAAACAATTGCCAGATTCAAGGAAAA
The genomic region above belongs to Mycoplasma tauri and contains:
- a CDS encoding Mbov_0398 family ICE element protein; its protein translation is MRKAMWASLTPFLNSIKDEMRSQNNELTFIDLKLNLLINSLIKDKDKINSPDAKDLSESEYIKMLREKVANSDKSYQKRIMNKMKQDERSLKNFIRQIGENNFDDVMQEEALKEEVEKINYDFKLNESDSISDEEIDSLLDE